A single genomic interval of Pseudomonas sp. FeN3W harbors:
- a CDS encoding cold-shock protein: MLKIVHVLAGVIALLLSFVPSLRGAMPLLLQPDALCLLMLGLLNAQFAPSAQLIDSRTRPVVIAASALLLLSIALQAVIVLVAVPQIAGQPATLASLLLALVAVLLHLATPRGLSKQVKPARTNTRAPSAAGREAGTVKWFNTSKGFGFISRDSGDDVFVHFRAIRGEGHRILVEGQRVEFTIMMRDKGLQAEDVVPVE, from the coding sequence ATGTTAAAGATCGTCCATGTTCTGGCGGGCGTCATTGCCCTGCTGTTGTCCTTCGTTCCAAGCCTGCGCGGCGCGATGCCATTACTGCTGCAGCCCGATGCCCTGTGCCTGCTGATGCTCGGCCTGCTGAACGCTCAATTCGCCCCGTCCGCCCAGTTGATCGACAGCCGCACCCGGCCAGTCGTCATCGCCGCATCAGCACTACTGCTCCTGTCTATCGCGCTACAGGCCGTCATCGTACTCGTAGCTGTGCCGCAGATCGCCGGCCAGCCCGCCACACTCGCCAGCCTACTGCTCGCTCTTGTGGCCGTACTGCTGCACCTCGCCACGCCCCGTGGCCTGAGCAAGCAGGTGAAACCGGCTCGCACGAACACCCGCGCGCCGTCCGCAGCAGGGCGCGAGGCCGGCACCGTGAAATGGTTCAATACATCCAAGGGGTTCGGATTCATTTCCAGGGACAGCGGAGATGACGTGTTCGTCCACTTTCGCGCCATCCGCGGCGAAGGACACCGCATCCTGGTCGAGGGCCAGCGCGTGGAGTTCACCATCATGATGCGGGACAAGGGACTGCAGGCCGAAGACGTTGTCCCGGTCGAGTAG
- a CDS encoding Dps family protein — protein MEINIGIAEQDRAAIAEGLSRLLADTYTLYLKTHNFHWNVTGPMFNTLHTMFETQYTELAIAVDDIAERIRTLGFPAPGTYAAYARLSSIKEEEGVPSAEEMIKLLVEGQEAVVRTARGIFPLLDKVNDEPTADLLTQRMQSHEKTAWMLRSLLSA, from the coding sequence ATGGAAATCAACATTGGCATCGCCGAACAGGACCGGGCAGCCATCGCCGAGGGCCTATCGCGCCTGCTCGCCGACACCTACACCCTGTATCTGAAGACCCACAACTTCCACTGGAACGTTACAGGGCCGATGTTCAACACGCTGCACACCATGTTCGAAACCCAGTACACCGAACTCGCCATCGCCGTGGACGACATTGCCGAACGCATCCGCACGCTGGGTTTCCCGGCTCCAGGCACCTACGCGGCATACGCTCGCCTGAGCTCGATCAAGGAAGAGGAGGGCGTCCCTTCTGCCGAGGAGATGATCAAGCTGCTGGTCGAAGGCCAGGAAGCGGTTGTACGAACCGCTCGCGGCATCTTCCCGCTGCTGGACAAGGTCAACGACGAGCCGACCGCCGACCTTCTGACTCAGCGCATGCAGAGCCATGAAAAAACGGCGTGGATGCTGCGCAGCCTGCTTTCGGCCTAA
- the aspS gene encoding aspartate--tRNA ligase, translating to MMRSHYCGQLNESLDGQEITLCGWVHRRRDHGGVIFLDVRDREGLAQVVFDPDRAETFATADKVRSEYVVKITGKVRLRPAGAVNPNMASGAIEVLGYELEVLNDAETPPFPLNEYSDVGEETRLRYRFIDLRRPEMAEKLKLRSRITASIRRYLDDNGFLDVETPILGRPTPEGARDYLVPSRTHAGNFFALPQSPQLFKQLLMVAGFDRYYQIAKCFRDEDLRADRQPEFTQIDIETSFLEEADIIGITEGMIRKLFKEVLDLEFGEFPHMPFEEAMRRYGSDKPDLRIPLELVDVADQLNAVEFKVFSGPANDPKGRVAALRVPGAASMPRSQIDDYTKFVGIYGAKGLAYIKVNERAKGIEGLQSPIVKFIPEDNLNVILDRVGAVDGDIVFFGADKAKIVSEALGALRIKIGHDLKLLTCDWAPLWVVDFPMFEENDDGSLSALHHPFTAPKCTPQELEANPAAALSRAYDMVLNGTELGGGSIRIHRKEMQQTVFRILGIDEAEQEEKFGFLLDALKFGAPPHGGLAFGLDRLVMLMTGAQSIREVIAFPKTQSAADVMTQAPGAVDSKALRDLHIRLREQPKAE from the coding sequence ATGATGCGCAGCCACTATTGCGGCCAATTGAACGAAAGCCTGGACGGCCAGGAAATCACTCTTTGCGGCTGGGTACATCGCCGTCGTGACCACGGCGGGGTGATCTTCCTCGACGTGCGTGATCGTGAGGGCCTGGCTCAGGTGGTCTTCGATCCGGATCGCGCCGAAACCTTCGCGACCGCCGACAAGGTGCGTAGCGAGTATGTAGTGAAGATCACCGGCAAGGTCCGCCTGCGCCCGGCTGGTGCGGTGAACCCGAATATGGCTTCCGGTGCCATTGAGGTGCTGGGCTACGAGCTGGAGGTGTTGAACGACGCCGAAACCCCGCCGTTCCCGCTCAACGAATACAGCGATGTGGGCGAGGAGACGCGACTGCGCTATCGCTTCATCGACCTTCGTCGCCCGGAAATGGCCGAGAAGCTCAAGCTCCGCTCGCGTATCACCGCCAGCATTCGTCGTTATCTGGATGATAACGGCTTTCTTGATGTGGAAACCCCGATCCTGGGTCGCCCGACGCCCGAAGGTGCGCGTGACTATCTGGTGCCGAGCCGCACCCATGCCGGTAATTTCTTTGCCTTGCCGCAATCGCCGCAGCTGTTCAAGCAGTTGCTGATGGTTGCCGGTTTCGACCGCTACTATCAGATCGCCAAGTGCTTCCGCGACGAAGACCTGCGCGCCGACCGCCAGCCCGAGTTCACCCAGATCGACATCGAGACCAGCTTTCTCGAGGAAGCGGACATCATCGGTATCACCGAAGGCATGATCCGCAAGTTGTTCAAGGAAGTGCTGGATCTGGAGTTCGGCGAGTTCCCGCACATGCCGTTCGAAGAGGCGATGCGCCGTTACGGCTCGGACAAGCCCGACCTGCGCATCCCGCTGGAGCTGGTGGATGTTGCCGATCAGCTCAACGCTGTCGAGTTCAAGGTGTTCTCCGGTCCGGCCAATGATCCGAAAGGCCGCGTCGCTGCGCTGCGCGTTCCGGGCGCGGCGAGCATGCCGCGCAGCCAGATCGATGACTACACCAAGTTCGTCGGCATCTATGGCGCCAAGGGGCTGGCCTATATCAAGGTCAACGAACGTGCCAAGGGCATCGAGGGCCTGCAGTCGCCGATCGTCAAGTTCATTCCCGAGGACAACCTCAATGTGATCCTCGATCGCGTCGGTGCGGTCGATGGCGACATCGTCTTCTTCGGTGCGGACAAGGCGAAGATCGTTTCCGAGGCCCTGGGTGCGCTGCGCATCAAGATCGGTCACGACCTCAAGCTGCTGACCTGCGACTGGGCGCCGCTGTGGGTGGTCGACTTCCCGATGTTCGAAGAGAACGATGACGGCTCGCTGAGCGCGCTGCACCACCCGTTCACCGCGCCGAAGTGCACGCCTCAGGAACTCGAGGCCAACCCGGCTGCGGCGCTGTCGCGCGCCTACGACATGGTGCTCAACGGTACCGAACTGGGTGGCGGTTCGATCCGTATCCATCGCAAGGAAATGCAGCAGACCGTGTTCCGTATTCTCGGGATCGATGAAGCCGAGCAGGAAGAGAAGTTCGGTTTCCTCCTCGATGCGCTGAAGTTCGGTGCTCCGCCACATGGCGGTCTGGCCTTCGGTCTGGATCGCCTGGTGATGCTGATGACCGGTGCGCAGTCGATTCGTGAAGTGATTGCCTTCCCGAAAACCCAGAGTGCGGCGGACGTCATGACCCAGGCGCCGGGTGCGGTGGACAGCAAGGCGTTGCGCGACTTGCATATCCGTCTGCGCGAGCAACCGAAGGCGGAGTAA
- a CDS encoding YebC/PmpR family DNA-binding transcriptional regulator, whose amino-acid sequence MAGHSKWANIKHRKERQDAKRGKIFTKLIRELTVAAKHGGGVPADNPRLRLAVDKALTANMSRDVIDRAIARGAGSSEADNMTELSYEGYAPSGVAIIIEAMTDNRNRTAAEVRHAFSKNGGNLGTDGSVAYMFDRKGQISYAPGVDEDALMEAALEAGADDVVSQEDGSVEVYTSFADFLSVNEALTEAGLRGDEAEVAMIPSIMAPITDVETAQKVLRLIDALEDLDDVQNVYHNAEISDEIMQQLG is encoded by the coding sequence ATGGCTGGTCATTCCAAGTGGGCCAACATCAAGCACCGCAAAGAGCGCCAGGACGCCAAGCGGGGCAAGATCTTTACCAAACTGATCCGTGAGCTGACCGTGGCGGCCAAGCATGGCGGCGGCGTGCCGGCGGACAACCCGCGTCTGCGATTGGCGGTGGACAAGGCGCTGACCGCCAACATGTCGCGTGACGTCATCGATCGCGCCATTGCGCGAGGCGCAGGCTCCAGCGAAGCGGACAACATGACCGAGCTGAGCTATGAGGGTTACGCGCCAAGCGGCGTGGCGATCATCATCGAGGCCATGACCGACAACCGTAACCGGACTGCGGCCGAAGTGCGTCACGCCTTCAGCAAGAACGGCGGCAACCTCGGTACTGACGGCTCGGTCGCCTACATGTTCGATCGTAAAGGCCAGATCAGCTATGCGCCGGGCGTCGATGAGGATGCGTTGATGGAGGCGGCGCTGGAGGCGGGTGCCGACGACGTGGTCAGCCAGGAGGATGGGTCGGTCGAGGTCTACACGAGCTTCGCGGATTTCCTCTCGGTCAACGAAGCACTGACGGAAGCTGGATTGCGCGGTGACGAAGCAGAAGTGGCGATGATTCCTTCCATCATGGCGCCCATCACCGACGTCGAGACGGCGCAGAAGGTCTTGCGGCTCATCGATGCGTTGGAAGATCTGGATGACGTGCAGAACGTCTATCACAACGCGGAAATCTCCGACGAGATCATGCAGCAGTTGGGCTGA
- the ruvC gene encoding crossover junction endodeoxyribonuclease RuvC, whose amino-acid sequence MTLILGIDPGSRVTGYGVVRDTGRGCEYVASGCIRTGTGELPDRLRAVFSGVSEVIRTYGPVTMGIEQVFMARNADSALKLGQARGAAIVAGAEAGLQIAEYTATQVKQAIAGTGGADKQQVQMMVMHLLKLLEKPQIDASDALAIALCHAHHRQSLIPHGLVGAKRRGGRLRL is encoded by the coding sequence ATGACGTTGATTTTGGGTATCGATCCCGGCTCTCGAGTCACCGGCTACGGCGTCGTACGGGACACCGGTCGCGGTTGTGAATACGTTGCCTCTGGCTGCATACGTACCGGCACCGGTGAGTTGCCTGATCGCTTGCGTGCCGTTTTCAGTGGTGTGAGCGAGGTCATTCGAACCTACGGCCCGGTGACGATGGGTATCGAGCAGGTCTTCATGGCGCGCAACGCCGATTCGGCACTCAAGCTTGGGCAGGCCCGGGGCGCGGCCATTGTTGCAGGCGCCGAGGCGGGCCTGCAGATCGCGGAGTACACCGCGACGCAGGTCAAACAGGCCATCGCCGGAACAGGCGGGGCTGACAAGCAACAGGTGCAGATGATGGTCATGCACCTGCTCAAGCTGCTGGAAAAGCCGCAGATCGATGCCTCTGACGCGCTGGCCATTGCGTTGTGCCATGCGCACCACCGGCAGAGCCTGATTCCGCACGGCCTGGTCGGAGCCAAACGGCGAGGCGGGCGGCTGCGTCTGTAG
- the ruvA gene encoding Holliday junction branch migration protein RuvA, with amino-acid sequence MIGRLRGTLAEKQPPHLILDVNGIGYEVEVPMTTLYRLPTVGEPVTLHTHLVVREDAQLLYGFAEKRERELFRELIRLNGVGPKLALALMSGLEVDELVRCVQAQDTSVLVRIPGVGKKTAERLLVELKDRFKAWESMPAIATFVVEPGSKTAVTSAENDAVSALISLGFKPQEASRAVSAIQEDDLSSEEMIRRALKGMV; translated from the coding sequence TTGATCGGACGTTTGCGCGGTACGCTGGCGGAAAAACAACCGCCGCATCTGATTCTCGATGTGAACGGCATCGGCTATGAGGTCGAGGTGCCGATGACGACGTTGTATCGCCTGCCTACGGTCGGCGAGCCGGTGACCCTGCATACGCACCTCGTTGTGCGTGAAGACGCTCAACTGCTTTATGGCTTCGCCGAGAAACGCGAGCGCGAGCTGTTTCGCGAACTGATCCGTTTGAACGGCGTGGGGCCCAAGCTGGCACTTGCATTGATGTCCGGGCTGGAAGTCGATGAGCTGGTGCGATGTGTGCAGGCGCAGGACACTTCGGTATTGGTGCGCATACCGGGTGTCGGCAAGAAGACCGCCGAGCGGCTTCTGGTGGAGTTGAAGGATCGCTTCAAGGCGTGGGAGAGCATGCCCGCGATCGCGACCTTCGTTGTTGAACCCGGGAGCAAAACGGCAGTCACAAGCGCCGAGAATGATGCGGTCAGCGCATTGATCTCCCTGGGCTTCAAACCGCAGGAAGCCAGCCGTGCAGTATCCGCCATACAGGAAGATGATTTGAGCAGTGAAGAAATGATCCGTCGCGCCCTCAAGGGCATGGTGTAA
- the ruvB gene encoding Holliday junction branch migration DNA helicase RuvB: protein MIEADRIVTAGSRDRDEQLDRAIRPLKLAEYIGQPVVREQMDLFIRAAKGRQEALDHTLIFGPPGLGKTTLANIIAEEMGVSIKSTSGPVLERPGDLAALLTNLEAGDVLFVDEIHRLSPIVEEVLYPAMEDFQLDIMIGEGPAARSIKLDLPPFTLVGATTRAGMLTNPLRDRFGIVQRLEFYSTEDLATIVSRSAGILGLPTEPEGAFEIARRARGTPRIANRLLRRVRDFAEVRGRGEITRQIADLALNMLDVDERGFDHQDRRLLLTLIEKFDGGPVGIDSLAAAISEERHTIEDVLEPYLIQQGYIMRTPRGRVVTRHAYLHFGLNLPKRMSDAPTPDLFDGDIV, encoded by the coding sequence ATGATCGAAGCGGATCGTATCGTCACGGCAGGCAGTCGCGATCGCGACGAACAACTGGATCGTGCCATTCGGCCACTCAAGCTGGCCGAGTATATCGGTCAGCCCGTCGTGCGCGAGCAGATGGATCTGTTCATTCGCGCGGCCAAGGGCCGCCAGGAAGCGCTCGATCACACGCTCATCTTCGGTCCGCCGGGGCTGGGCAAGACCACGCTGGCGAACATCATCGCGGAAGAGATGGGGGTGTCGATCAAGAGCACGTCCGGGCCGGTGCTTGAGCGGCCGGGTGACCTGGCCGCGTTGCTGACCAATCTGGAGGCCGGCGACGTCCTGTTCGTTGATGAGATCCACCGTCTTTCGCCCATCGTCGAGGAAGTGCTGTATCCGGCGATGGAGGATTTCCAGCTGGACATCATGATCGGCGAGGGGCCTGCGGCTCGCTCGATCAAGCTGGATCTGCCGCCGTTCACCCTCGTGGGCGCCACTACGCGGGCCGGCATGCTGACCAATCCGTTGCGTGATCGATTCGGTATCGTCCAGCGCCTGGAGTTCTATTCCACCGAGGATCTGGCGACCATCGTCAGCCGTTCCGCCGGTATCCTCGGCCTGCCGACCGAGCCTGAGGGGGCGTTCGAGATTGCCCGTCGGGCGCGAGGGACGCCGCGCATCGCTAACCGCCTGCTACGCCGTGTACGAGATTTCGCCGAAGTGCGGGGTCGTGGCGAGATCACCCGGCAGATTGCCGATCTCGCCTTGAATATGCTCGACGTCGATGAACGAGGCTTCGATCATCAGGATCGCCGGTTGCTGTTGACGCTTATCGAGAAGTTCGATGGTGGTCCGGTGGGCATCGACAGCCTGGCTGCCGCGATCAGTGAAGAGCGGCATACCATCGAGGATGTGCTCGAGCCGTACCTCATCCAGCAGGGCTATATCATGCGCACGCCGCGCGGCCGGGTCGTGACGCGTCATGCCTACCTCCATTTCGGCCTCAATCTGCCCAAGCGCATGAGTGATGCGCCGACGCCGGATCTGTTCGATGGCGACATAGTTTGA
- the ybgC gene encoding tol-pal system-associated acyl-CoA thioesterase, giving the protein MRAQVGAEIFTHRCRVYYEDTDAGGIVYYVNYLKFMERARTERLRSLGFAQSQLAGEDLLFVVHSVEARYRAPARLDDELLVTAEVVELNRASLRFRQQVRRALDDVLLCEGQVLVACVRAESLKPRAIPEALRVAFAGSGLSPAGE; this is encoded by the coding sequence ATGCGCGCGCAAGTCGGAGCTGAAATCTTCACCCACCGCTGTCGAGTCTATTACGAGGACACCGATGCGGGCGGCATTGTCTACTACGTCAATTACCTCAAATTCATGGAGCGAGCTCGTACCGAGCGGTTGCGCAGCCTGGGATTCGCCCAGTCGCAGCTGGCCGGTGAGGACTTGCTGTTCGTCGTGCATTCGGTCGAAGCCCGCTACCGCGCGCCGGCTCGCCTGGACGATGAATTGCTGGTGACGGCCGAGGTGGTTGAGTTGAATCGCGCCAGTCTGCGGTTTCGTCAGCAGGTCCGACGCGCACTGGATGATGTTCTGCTTTGTGAGGGGCAGGTGCTGGTTGCCTGCGTGCGTGCCGAAAGTTTGAAACCCCGAGCCATCCCCGAAGCGCTGCGTGTCGCCTTCGCCGGCTCGGGTCTATCCCCTGCAGGAGAGTAA
- the tolQ gene encoding protein TolQ produces the protein MEANVDHMSMWSLISNASFVVQLVMLILVAASVTSWILIFQRGSMLRAAKRALDTFEERFWSGIDLSKLYRQAGSNPDPDSGVEQIFRAGFKEFSRLRQQQGVDPDAVMDGVNRAMRVAISREEEKLEQSLPFLATVGSTSPYIGLFGTVWGIMNSFRGLAQVQQATLATVAPGIAEALIATAIGLFAAIPAVIAYNRFAARGEMLIGRYYTFADEFQAILHRKVHTTED, from the coding sequence GTGGAAGCCAACGTCGATCACATGTCCATGTGGAGCCTGATCAGCAACGCCAGCTTCGTGGTGCAGCTGGTCATGCTGATTCTGGTGGCCGCATCGGTCACCTCATGGATTCTGATTTTCCAGCGCGGCAGTATGCTGCGTGCTGCAAAGCGAGCACTCGATACCTTCGAAGAGCGCTTCTGGTCCGGTATCGACCTGTCCAAGCTGTATCGCCAGGCAGGTAGTAACCCGGATCCGGATTCCGGTGTCGAGCAGATCTTTCGTGCCGGCTTCAAGGAATTTTCCCGTCTGCGTCAGCAGCAGGGTGTCGATCCCGATGCGGTCATGGATGGAGTCAACCGCGCCATGCGCGTGGCGATTTCCCGTGAAGAGGAAAAGCTCGAGCAGAGCTTGCCATTCCTGGCCACTGTTGGCTCCACCAGCCCTTACATCGGCCTGTTCGGTACCGTCTGGGGGATCATGAATTCCTTCCGCGGTCTGGCTCAGGTCCAGCAGGCAACGCTAGCGACTGTGGCGCCAGGCATCGCCGAAGCGCTGATCGCTACGGCAATCGGTTTGTTTGCCGCGATTCCAGCGGTGATCGCCTACAACCGTTTCGCTGCGCGGGGCGAGATGCTCATCGGTCGTTATTACACCTTCGCCGATGAGTTCCAGGCCATCCTCCACCGCAAAGTTCACACCACCGAAGACTGA
- the tolR gene encoding protein TolR has translation MARIRNRRKPVAEMNVVPYIDVMLVLLVIFMVTAPMLNQGVKVDLPKVSSEALPQDNDKQVLTISIKADKTYYWNVGSEVDTDSKGNEAVALADMTQAVVAIMRQRPDTQVFIRGDRAVDYGSVMEAMGGLQEAGVGNVGLITEVP, from the coding sequence ATGGCCAGAATCCGCAACAGACGCAAGCCCGTCGCCGAGATGAACGTGGTGCCTTACATCGATGTGATGCTGGTGCTGCTGGTCATCTTCATGGTCACGGCGCCGATGCTCAATCAGGGCGTCAAGGTCGATCTGCCCAAGGTCAGCAGCGAAGCCTTGCCGCAGGATAACGACAAGCAGGTGCTGACCATATCCATCAAGGCTGACAAGACCTATTACTGGAACGTCGGTAGCGAGGTCGATACCGACAGCAAGGGCAACGAGGCCGTCGCATTGGCAGACATGACGCAGGCTGTCGTCGCCATCATGCGACAGCGCCCGGATACCCAGGTGTTCATCCGTGGCGACCGCGCGGTGGATTACGGCTCGGTGATGGAGGCCATGGGTGGTCTGCAGGAAGCCGGCGTAGGTAATGTCGGTCTGATCACCGAGGTGCCTTGA
- the tolA gene encoding cell envelope integrity protein TolA, with the protein MQQRESSPSQSYFWPTVLAVGLHVIIFGMLFVSFSMTPELPPSKPIVQATLYQLKSQSQATTQTNQKIAGEAKKTAAKQFESEQMEQRKVEQEKQAAAARAAEQKKAEEARKADAAKAAADKAAAAKKAEEAKKVEQQKQADIAKKKAAEELAKKKAAEEAKKKAAEEAKRKAAEEAKKKAAAEAAKKKAAEDAKKKAAAEAARKAAEDKKAQALAELLSDTTERQQALADTQGDQVAGNFDDLIRLRAAEGWTRPPSARNNMTVQLQVNMLPDGTITNVSVSRSSGDVPFDNSAVAAVKNIGRLTEMQGLSPQEFQPYRSFKMTFTPEDLAL; encoded by the coding sequence ATGCAGCAGCGTGAGTCATCGCCTTCGCAGAGCTACTTCTGGCCAACCGTGCTGGCGGTTGGGCTGCACGTCATCATTTTCGGCATGCTGTTCGTCAGTTTTTCGATGACGCCCGAGCTGCCGCCGTCCAAGCCGATCGTCCAGGCCACCTTGTATCAGTTGAAGTCGCAGAGCCAGGCGACGACTCAGACCAATCAGAAGATTGCCGGCGAAGCGAAGAAGACTGCTGCCAAGCAGTTCGAAAGCGAACAGATGGAGCAGCGCAAGGTCGAGCAGGAGAAGCAGGCCGCTGCAGCCCGCGCTGCGGAACAAAAGAAGGCGGAAGAGGCTCGAAAGGCCGATGCGGCAAAAGCCGCAGCCGATAAAGCGGCTGCGGCGAAAAAAGCCGAGGAAGCCAAGAAGGTCGAGCAGCAGAAGCAGGCTGACATCGCCAAGAAAAAGGCTGCTGAAGAACTGGCCAAGAAAAAGGCAGCCGAGGAGGCCAAGAAGAAGGCCGCTGAAGAAGCCAAGCGCAAGGCGGCAGAGGAGGCGAAGAAGAAGGCCGCCGCCGAAGCAGCCAAGAAAAAAGCTGCTGAAGATGCCAAGAAGAAGGCTGCGGCGGAAGCCGCGCGCAAAGCGGCAGAAGACAAGAAGGCTCAGGCGCTTGCCGAGCTGCTGTCGGATACCACTGAGCGCCAGCAGGCACTGGCTGACACGCAAGGCGATCAGGTCGCCGGTAACTTTGACGACCTGATTCGGCTACGCGCTGCAGAAGGCTGGACACGTCCACCGTCGGCGCGCAACAACATGACCGTGCAGCTCCAGGTAAACATGCTTCCGGATGGCACCATCACCAACGTCAGTGTCTCCAGGTCGAGCGGTGACGTGCCATTCGACAACTCTGCGGTTGCCGCAGTGAAGAACATCGGTCGGTTGACGGAAATGCAGGGCCTGAGCCCGCAGGAATTCCAGCCTTACCGATCATTCAAAATGACATTCACGCCTGAGGATCTTGCGTTGTGA
- the tolB gene encoding Tol-Pal system beta propeller repeat protein TolB, translating to MINYLRGLLVLLCCLAGIAVAQEKNIVVTSGADRAIPIAVVPFGWQGGTVLPEDMAEIVGNDLRNSGIFQPIPRQNMISMPTRGSEIIYRDWKALGAQYVMVGNIEPAGGRLQVRYEVFNVTTEQQVMTGTVGGSPDQLRDMAHHAADQSFEKLTGIKGAFSTRLLYVTVERLGGANTRYTLQRSDYDGARAVTLLQSREPILSPRYSPDGRRIAYVSFEQKRPRIFIQHIDTGRREQVTNFEGLNGAPAFSPDGNRLAFVLSKDGNPEIYVMDLGSRQLQRLTNHYAIDTEPFWGADGQTIYYTSDRAGKPQVYKQRLGSNSAERVTFVGNYNANPKLSADEKTLVMIHRQDGYTNFKVAAQDLQRGNLRILSDTSLDESPTVAPNGTMLIYATRQQGRGVLMLVSINGRVRLPLPTAQGEVREPSWSPYLN from the coding sequence GTGATCAACTACCTTCGAGGTCTACTTGTTCTGCTTTGCTGCCTGGCGGGGATAGCGGTGGCGCAGGAAAAAAACATTGTCGTGACCAGTGGTGCAGACCGTGCGATTCCTATCGCGGTCGTTCCATTCGGCTGGCAGGGTGGCACCGTCCTGCCTGAAGACATGGCGGAAATCGTCGGCAACGACTTGCGCAATTCCGGTATTTTCCAGCCCATTCCGCGGCAGAACATGATCAGCATGCCGACCCGCGGCAGCGAGATCATCTATCGCGACTGGAAGGCGCTGGGCGCCCAGTACGTGATGGTCGGCAACATCGAGCCGGCCGGTGGCCGCCTTCAGGTCCGTTACGAAGTGTTCAACGTAACGACCGAGCAGCAGGTAATGACAGGAACCGTCGGCGGCTCCCCGGATCAGTTGCGCGACATGGCGCACCATGCGGCGGACCAATCCTTCGAGAAGCTCACTGGTATCAAGGGCGCATTTTCCACTCGCCTGCTGTATGTAACGGTCGAGCGGCTGGGCGGCGCGAACACGCGCTACACCCTGCAGCGTTCGGATTATGACGGTGCGCGGGCGGTGACTCTGCTGCAATCGCGCGAACCCATCCTCTCCCCGCGTTATTCACCGGACGGACGTCGTATTGCCTATGTGTCCTTCGAGCAGAAGCGGCCACGTATTTTCATTCAGCACATCGATACAGGTCGCCGTGAACAGGTCACCAACTTCGAAGGTTTGAACGGTGCGCCGGCATTCTCGCCAGATGGCAATCGCCTGGCATTCGTACTGTCGAAAGATGGCAATCCGGAAATCTATGTGATGGACCTCGGCTCGCGGCAGTTGCAGCGCCTGACCAATCACTACGCGATCGATACCGAACCCTTCTGGGGAGCTGATGGTCAGACCATCTATTACACCTCTGACCGTGCTGGCAAGCCTCAGGTCTACAAGCAACGGCTGGGCAGCAATTCGGCTGAGCGTGTGACGTTCGTTGGCAACTACAACGCCAACCCGAAATTGTCGGCTGACGAGAAAACACTGGTCATGATCCATCGCCAGGACGGCTACACCAACTTTAAGGTTGCTGCGCAGGACTTGCAGCGCGGCAATCTGCGAATACTCTCGGATACCAGTCTGGATGAATCGCCCACTGTTGCGCCTAATGGCACCATGCTAATCTACGCCACCCGCCAGCAGGGCCGGGGAGTCTTGATGCTCGTGTCCATCAATGGGCGCGTTAGGCTCCCGCTTCCTACAGCTCAAGGCGAAGTCCGAGAGCCGTCCTGGTCCCCTTACCTGAACTGA
- the pal gene encoding peptidoglycan-associated lipoprotein Pal has translation MEMLKFGKFTALALAMAVAVGCSSKGGDDSGEGSGAIDPNAGYGADSGSVDSSMSEEAALRAITTFYFEYDSSDLKPEAMRALDVHAKDLKGNGARVVLEGHTDERGTREYNMALGERRSKAVQRYLVLQGVSPAQLELVSYGEERPVAMGNDEQSWAQNRRVELRK, from the coding sequence ATGGAAATGCTGAAATTCGGTAAGTTCACCGCTCTGGCTCTGGCCATGGCTGTTGCTGTCGGTTGTTCCTCCAAGGGCGGCGACGATTCGGGCGAAGGTTCGGGCGCGATCGATCCGAATGCTGGTTACGGTGCTGATTCCGGCTCCGTCGATAGCAGCATGAGCGAAGAAGCCGCTCTGCGCGCCATCACCACCTTCTACTTCGAGTACGACAGTTCCGACCTGAAGCCGGAAGCCATGCGCGCTCTGGACGTTCACGCCAAGGATCTGAAAGGCAACGGCGCTCGCGTCGTACTGGAAGGCCACACTGACGAGCGTGGTACCCGTGAGTACAACATGGCTCTGGGCGAGCGTCGCTCCAAGGCCGTACAGCGTTACCTGGTCCTGCAGGGCGTTTCCCCGGCTCAGCTGGAACTGGTTTCCTACGGCGAAGAGCGTCCGGTTGCCATGGGTAACGACGAGCAGTCCTGGGCTCAGAACCGTCGCGTCGAACTGCGTAAGTAA